The uncultured Bacteroides sp. genome includes the window ATAAATAAAAGAGAGTAATGCCAGTGCGGCTTCCGCCACAAATAACGTGCTATATCCCATCTTATCGGCTAGTTTACCACTTCCTACAGCTATTATAACGCTACCCAGATGCATGATTACAATTTGTAATGTAAAGTCTGTACCTTCTCTGCCCACTCGCACGTAATCCATAGCCACCGTATAGATCAATACGGTAGAAAGCCCGTAGGTGCACCACAAACAAAATATACCGATGTATAATGACACATCGGTTAGTGTGCCTAATTTTGAAAGCAGAAAAAACAGAAGCGTAGTTCCTAATATGCAAAAAGCAAATAAAGCTGCCGCACGCCCTCGCCCCCATCTCCTAATGATGTATCCGCTGACATAAGACCCCAAACAACCACATAGAGAGCCGAAGATACTAAACATTAAACCTATGTTGGCTATAGGATAGCCAAGGTCTACCAACCAGGGTTTCATCATAGCCAGCGTTCCTATCAAACCGGAGTTAAATAGAAGAAGAAAAGTTAATTGCGAACCAATGCGGCGTTGACGAAAGAAGAGGAACAAATCTTTCATACCGATAGGTACACGCCCGGCCCGTGATACAAATGTGTGGTCGTGATAAAAGGCCAAAGGAAGAACCATCACCAGCACAAAGGCAGAGAGCCCCAATAACATCACCGTCCAACCCGTATATTTATATAATATAAGAAGTAACCCGCCTCCTACTAAAGATCCGGCAAAATTGCCCATACTTTGCATGCTATTTCCACGGCTCCTTTCTTTCTTTTTGAAGGAGAGTGTTGTCATCCCATCAGTAGCTATATCTTGCGTGGCCGAAGCTATAAATGATAAGATGATAAGTAATAACACAAGCTTAAAATCAGCTTTCAAGTCGAGAAAAGCAAGCATAAGTATGAGAAATGCATAAACGGCTTCCGA containing:
- a CDS encoding MFS transporter; its protein translation is MADKQFGKLSTFFSLYIAQSVPMSLFSTLLPVLMRQDNFSLTAIGMLQLIKLPWIVKFLWAPLVDRKTSGLGSYKRWIFSSEAVYAFLILMLAFLDLKADFKLVLLLIILSFIASATQDIATDGMTTLSFKKKERSRGNSMQSMGNFAGSLVGGGLLLILYKYTGWTVMLLGLSAFVLVMVLPLAFYHDHTFVSRAGRVPIGMKDLFLFFRQRRIGSQLTFLLLFNSGLIGTLAMMKPWLVDLGYPIANIGLMFSIFGSLCGCLGSYVSGYIIRRWGRGRAAALFAFCILGTTLLFFLLSKLGTLTDVSLYIGIFCLWCTYGLSTVLIYTVAMDYVRVGREGTDFTLQIVIMHLGSVIIAVGSGKLADKMGYSTLFVAEAALALLSFIYIWMYFKKILRV